From the genome of Capillibacterium thermochitinicola:
TCCAGAACGGAATCACCTTCATTAACAAAGAGAACCGTCGCGGCGATTCCCGGCCGGCCGTTTATATGCCTGCTTTCAATAGTAAAGTCATCAATCCGCCCTTTGACGGTAACCGGCCCGGGAACGGTAATGGTGATGCTGCCGCCCACCCGGCCACTCATGCGCATTCCGCTTGTTTGCACCACCGAATACGGGAGAAACTCCACAAAAAACATGCTCCAATAATCGCCGGGCGCCGTCCCGGCCGGCACTTGTCCGCTGATCGTCACCATTTTTTTACCGCCCGCGGGCAACACAAATTCACTGGGTTCAATCCGCAGCCACGCGGTGGCGGACCTTTCCACCCGGTTAGGCTCGGCGTAAAACTGGACGGTCCCCTCCTGGTCAAAATCCCAATCCATAAAGTAGGTCTTCACCCTGATCTCTTTATCGGAAGCCCCGTAGACCTCGATCTGGCCTTCAAAATAGCCACCGCTCTCCGCCGTAAACGCCAAGCGTGGCGGTGTCACAGTGATACTGTTCGCTACCCCCGTCAAGGATAAAAAGCCCACCATCAAGGTGAGCATAAGAAGACTTCGCCATTTCAGGAAGTTCGGTTTCATCGTTTTGATGTTTACACCTACTTCGCAATCGGTTATAACGTAACCAGTGTATATGTAACCGTGGTGCTGTATTCGCCCGCATAGGCGTTTTCCGGAAAGTCCATGGCATAATAAATCTCGGTGGTGGTGTTAACCGGTTCCAACCCAGTCGCGACGACGATATCCGTTTCGGACATTTGGGTGTCGGTTTTGTCCGGCGCCGTGCCGAAATAGAGGTAGTTAACGGGAATCGTGATACTGGGATCGATGGCGTTTTGGAAGGCGGTCGCCGAAACCTTTAACGCCCAACCATCCATGTGGTTACAACGGTATGTTACCTTTAAGGGTGTGGCGGACACGATCCGGTTCTGAAGCACATTCCCTACTAAAAAGTTGCCCAGGTCAATGCTGTCCTCCGACAACTCGAGCTCCGCAATCTCAGGGATGGTCACAATAATATCGTGGGTTTTCTCGACCGCAAAGCTTGTCCCCAGTACTATTACTAACAAAACGATTGGCAAGATTAATTTCATTTCTTTCCGCATGCAAAACCCTCCTCGTATTATCACAAAAGATTAATAAAATTAGAAAAACAAAAAACCGGCCTACAGGGAAATACACCCTTAGCGCCGGTTTCACTACTCACTCATCCCAGGCCAAGTGACCATTTAAAGCCTGAGAGTCATCGTTTCGCTAATGTCATAAACGATTTTATTTATTTTTTTACTGTTTTTTATTATAGCTGATCAAGCAGGCGAAGTCAAACAATTTTTTCCTGCTTTTTTCAGCAAAATTCCTAAAAAAATGGCTCCCCGAGTTGGATTCGAACCAACAACCGCCCGGTTAACAGCCGGGTGCTCTACCGTTGAGCTATCGAGGAATGCCTTGCATTTCTCATATTAGCATGGTTGTGGCCATTTGTCAAGAACATTTTGTGTTTAGTTTTTTGTCAACTTTATCAGGCGTCAAGATGTACCGGCCTCAAGATGCAGAGGCATAAAAAATTTGCTACATAACAAATAAAGGAAAAGAAGGATAAATAACGAAATAAAGTTCACGGAGCTTGATTCGAATTTCCGGCCCAGTAAAAAAACCTTTAAGGAGAGATTCGATTGAACAAACCTCATTGGGTTAGTCCCGAAAACACGACGGGAAAAAAGGGATTGGCGATCAAATTTGCCCTCGCCGTTATGATCGGTCTTCTGCTGGTCACCTCCTTGACCGGTTGTGTCCCCAAAGCCCCCCACGAACATTTCATCGCGGCCTTAAAATTGGTAAACGACCTGGACTACCAGGAATTTGTGACCAAAGCGGCAGTGCGTATCCAGTCGGACAATCCGGAATACCAAAAGTTTTATGAGATCTTCAACCAAGTTACCTTTGAAATCACCACAAAGTTGGACAAAGTAGACCGCCGTTTCCTCTTTGATCTTAACCTCCTCTACAAAGGAGGAAACTGCGGAAATCTGACTTTTTACTGCGATCTGGAGAAAATAACCGCCCAATCGGTCTTCTTGGGGCCAAAAACTTTTTATATTAATTGGAACGATCTACAGCAACTAATCCATAAGTACTTTGGCTTCCAGGTCCAAATTACCGATTATTTCCCCTTACTGCTTGAGACCGACGAGAAAACCTGGGAACAGGTGGAACTGGCGGTTTATGATTTCTACACCGAATATTACCGGGACAAAATCACCGCCGGTGACAAGCAGGTAAAACTATCCGTCATGGAGAACGGCCAGGAAAAAATCGTTCCTTGTAAAGAACTGATTCTGCAGATGGATCAGGACGATTTTGCGTTTGAAGAAATGAATCGCATGTTACAAGGTATTTTGGGCAATCCTGCGGTCCGGACTTTGGTCAAAGACAAAATCACCCAGTTCATCACCATTGCCAAGAACAACGGCGACTTGGCTACCTGGCCAATTACCGAAGAACAAATCATCGCCTTCCGGGACAATCTTGATCTGAAAATCGATCATTTGCTCGCCCGGATGACGGCGGCAATCGTCCAAATCGAAACGGCCACTCCTCCAACCTCCTTTACCAAAATGGACGGTAAAATTTATCTCGACCGGAAGGGTTTATGGCGGAGCATGGTCGCCGAGCAAACTATGGACATTACCGACCCGAACACAGGCGAAGTCTCCCGGTCGACGATCATGGTCGAACAAAGCCTGATTAATCCAGGGCAAAAACCGGCCTTCCCTGAGCTTCTCCCTGCAACAACGGTCAACGTCGGCCAAATCTCCGCCGACGAGTGGGCCACGATCGCGGAAGATGTTTCCATCAATTTCTTCACCCAGGTTATGCTCAACCCGCTCATCCGAGACATTGTGCAGCTCAGTACAGAATCAGAATAATATCCTCTAATTCTAACGGCGGCAAAGACGAAAATCGCACCTGCCGCCGCCGGTAAATGGAAAATCATACTTACCCGTCGGGATAAAGAGAACCTTGGTGTCGACCAAGGTTCTCTTTATTCCAATCCTTATTTTCTAAATCCTCTGTTGATTGGTAGGTTTAAGCCGACCCGGCGATCACAAATTACCCTGGAGGCCAATCTCCGCCGCCACCTTCCGCATGCCGGCTATGGTCTCTTTAATCACCTCATCCAACGCCATTCCCAGCCGCGCGGCTCCCTTTTCGATGACTTCGCGGTTAACCCCCGCCGCAAAGGCCTTGTCTTTCCACTTTTTCTTGACCGACTTTACTTCCAAATCCAAAACACTCTTACTCGGCCGGACCAAAGCCGCAGCGGTAATCAGACCGGTTAGTTCGTCAATGGTGTAAAGCACGTTCTCCATCCGTTCCACCGGTTCCACATCGGAGCAGATCCCCCACCCATGGCTCTGCACGGCGCGGATGTATTCCTCCGGCCAGCCTTCGCCGGTCAGGATTTCTCTCACTTTGATACAGTGCTGGTCGGGATAACGTTCGTAATCCAGGTCGTGGATTAAGCCGATAATCCCCCATTTCTCCTCGTCTTCTCCAAAAAGAGCGGCAAAATGGCGCATCACCGCTTCCACCGCCAGGGCATGCCGGAAAAGACTTTCGTCCTGGTTATACTTTTTATACAACGCTAAGGCCGCTTCCCGGTTAATCGTTTTGGTCATCGCCGATCCTTCCTTTCTCTTCAATCCCTAACTTGGACAAACTTGAATTCCCCTTTATTTTCCGGCATCAACCACAATTTGTCAACCTTCGCCCCTCATTACTAATCGCTTACGTTTAATAAGGTTCTCACTGTCAAGAAAAACTAAAGCACACTAATCCTTTACACCAAAATAAGAGACACTTTTTTCTGCTTGGTAGCGCAAGCAACCAATGGTCGGGTAAACAACTGATAAAATTCAACACCCCTGTAACCATCGGTAAAGGAAAGCCGGGCTTCAACAGAGAACCTAAAATATAAAAGGAGTGATTTACATGCGCATTGGCGTTATCAGCGACACCCACGGTTCGGTCAGCGCCTGGCGGAAAGCCTACGACCAATTTTTACACCAGACCGACCTGATTATCCACTGCGGTGATCTCCTCTACCACGGACCGCGGAACCCGCTCCCCGACGAATATAAGCCAAATGAATTATGTACGCTGTTCAACACGCTGGAGAAGCCCATTGTTTTCGTGCGGGGAAATTGCGACGCCGAAGTTGACCAGATGATCCTCGACCACCCCATCGAAGCGCCCTATGCCCATCTTATCACCCCGCGCTGGCGGATCCTGGTCCACCACGGCCACCGTGACCGGCTCCCCGCCAAAACAAAAAACTTTTATAATCTGATCATCTCCGGCCATACGCACCTCCCGTCGGTCAAACAAGAAAACGGCGTGGTTTACTTAAACCCCGGCAGCCCCGCCCTGCCGAAAAACGAACCGCAGGCGCCGACCATTGCCGTCGTTGACGAAGAGGCGATTGTGATCTGGAATATCGACACCAAGGAAGCTGTGCAAAGGTTGGCTTGTCCCAAGACAAACGCATAAAATTTTACCCATAAAAAGCCAGTGGAGCTGAATACGGATGCGTCCCTTTCTGAAATGGGCCGGCGGCAAAGGCCAATTACTGAAGGCCTTGGCCGCCCGCTTACCGGAACCAATCAAGGAATCCAAAGCGATCCCCCGCTATCTCGAACCTTTCGTCGGCGGCGGGGCGATGTTTTTTTATTTAAAATCCCATTACCGGATCGGCGAGGCCTATTTGTTTGACATCAACCCCGATTTGATCCTCTGCTACAAAGTGTTGCAAGAGCGGCCGCGCGACCTGATCGCGCAATTGGGAGAAATCGCCGTTGCCTTCGGGCAAAAGAGCGCGGACGAACGGAGAGCCTTCTACTACGAAATCCGGGCCCGCTTCAACCGGCAGCGCCAGGCGTTGGACCGGCAAGTTTTCAACCGGGCTTGGATTGAACGGGCTTGCCTGCTCATTTTCTTAAACAAAACCTGTTATAACGGGTTATACCGCCTGAACCAAAAGGGTGAGTTTAACGTGCCGTACGGGCGTTATAAAAACCCCCGCTTCTACGAGCCGGAGAATTTGATGGCGATCCACTATGCTTTACAGGACACCCACCTGATCTGCGGGGACTTTGAAAAGGCCGGTGAGTTTGTGACCAAAGGCAGTTTTGTCTACCTTGACCCGCCCTACCGCCCGTTAACCGCCACCGCGAGCTTCACCGCCTATTCCCGCCACGGCTTTTCCGACCGGGACCAGCAAAGACTAGCCGCCTTTTATAAAGAAATGGACCGGAAAGGAGCATTCCTGATGCTCAGCAACTCCGATCCAAAGAACGAAGACGCCACCGACCATTTCTTTGAAACTCTCTACCAGGGTTATCAGATCGAGCGGGTCCCCGCCAACCGTTCCATCAACCGCGACGCCCGGAAACGGGGTGCCATTAACGAGTTGATCATCCGGAATTATTAGGCCGCATCATTGTTTTAACCGCTGCCCAAAGAAACTGGACAATCCCGCCCCTGTTGCGGATCAAAATAAACGATCCGGAACTCATGGGTTTTCAGATTAGCCGTTAATGTCGTTTTATACTCGTCCTTTTGCCAGGTAAGCGCCAACGCTTCTTCACCGATCGGCTCGCAACGAAAATCGCCTTGAAAGGCGGGATAGGTATTGCGAAACCGCATTAAGGCGAAGAGCTTTTGGACCACCGGGCGGGCTAAATTCGCTTCAACCTCCTCCTTGGTATAGTTATGCCGGTTAATGTCTCTCCCCACTTTGGTCTTTTCCAGCAGTTCAATATCATTTTCCCCGGCGAGTAAACCGACATAATAGACTTGCGGAATCCCGGGCGTGAAAAACTGAATGGCCCGCGCAAGTAAATAAGCCTGATCATTGTTGCCCAAAGCCGAATAATAAGTACAATTAATCTGGTAAATATCCAGGTTATTATAGACGGTAGAACTATAGATCCTTTTGACGTTGGCTCCGTTGGCGTAAAGATAATTTTGGGTCTGTTCGATCTCTTCTTCGCTCAACAGATCCCTGACATCCACCACCCCGATCCCATCGTGAGTATCCAGCGTCGTAAACTGTTGGCGCGGGCAGATTTTTAACCAATTGATCAGTCTTTTGTTGGTTCCGAAGTAGAGCGCATGCAGTAACAACATGGGCAGGGCAAAATCATAGACCCAGTATCCTTTCTCCGCTAATTTCAATTGAATCGAGTAATGCTCATGGATTTCCGGTAAAAGCGCAACTCCGTGAGGTTTGAGCAGAGCCTCGACTTCCGTTAATAAAGCCCAAACTTCCGGTTCCACAAAAAAACAGTTGGTCCCCACTTTTTTCGTTGTATAAGCAAAAGCATCAAGCCGAATCACGGCGGCACCCTTCTCCACCAGAAAACGCAGGGAATCACGGATAAATTTCTTGCCGACCGCGGTATTGACATTTATATCAATTTGCTCATCCGTAAAGGTACACCAGATTTTCTCTTCCGTCCCATCGTGAAACCGCACCGTCGTATATGGTGCTCTGGGCTTCCTTTTATAAATCAAGTCAACCTCTTCTGGACTGGGTTCACCCCCGGGCCAAAAATCCTTGTACCTGATGAATAATTCGGCGTATTCCGACTGATCTTTCTTCCTTTTGAAATCCTGGAAAAAAACTGATTGGCGGGAAAGATGATTGATCATAAAATCAAAAATCAGGTAAAAATGGGCACCTAACGCTTGAATATCATCCCAGGTCCCAAACTTCGGATCTACTTCCTCATAGGTAAGAGGGGCAAAGCCGCGGTCCGCGGAGGATGGAAAAAAAGGCAGCAGATGAACACCCCCCACAACACCCTGGCAGTATTTGATTAAGATCTCCCTTAACTCTTTGAGGTTTCTCCCCATGCTATCAGGATAAGTAATAAGTACGATCTCGTTTTTGAACGTCAAAACAATCTACTCCTATCTGGATGTCTTAATTGTGATCAGCAGGCGACAACCCATCATGTTGTTTCTCTTTCATGTAAAATTACCGGAAGAATATTATCGACTGAAATCTGTTCCTTGTTCATCTGCCGGATCAAGAGATCGATGGCCAAGGCACTCATCTGCTCAATCGGCTGTCGGATCGAGGTAATTTGCGGTAAGACTAAAGAAGCAATATTCGTATCATCATAACCCACAATCCGTACATCATGCGGTATTCGCTTTTTTAGGAGGGAGCAGACTTTAATCGCACTGACCGCCATCAGATCACTATTGGCAAAAATCCCATCCAAATCTGGATGTTCATTAAATAAATCTCTTATTAAAAGTTCATACTGCTTGGTCTCGAAAACATTAATCTCCGTTTGAATCGTGTAATATTCAACCCCGCGTTCCCGCGCCGTGTCCACAAAAGCTTCATTTCGTTTATTCGCCAGCATATTAAGGCTAAGATTACCACAGACATGGGCAATCTTTCGGCATCCCTTATCAATCAACAAATTGGTGGCCAGTTGGCCGCCTTGATAGTTATCCGAAGACACATAGGGAATATTCGCACCAATCCTGCGGTCAAAAGTAACAAGCGGCAATTTTACCTTGGCAAATTCATCAACTTCCATCGTATGACTGGCCATGATAATTCCGGCGACTTGGTGCCTTTTCAGCATCTCAATATATTCCTTCTCTTTTTCCCGGTTCAGTTGAGAATTGCAGAGAAGGACTTTATAGCCTTTGGCGTGGGCATATGCTTCGATGGATGCGGCTAATTCCGCAAAAAACGGGTGGGCGACCGTCGGGATGATTAACCCAAGTAACTGGGATTTCCCGCGAAACAAGGAACGGGCGAGTTCATTCGGTTGATAGTTCAATTCTTCCATTGCTTTATATACTTTTTTGCGCGTGGCTTCACTAATATAGCCCCGGTTGTTGAGGACCCGTGAAACAGTAGTAACAGTAACTCCTGCTTTCTCCGCTACATCTTTAATTGTCGGCATCTTTTCACTCCCTTTGGGGTAAAACCCACAACT
Proteins encoded in this window:
- a CDS encoding fimbrial biogenesis chaperone, translating into MKPNFLKWRSLLMLTLMVGFLSLTGVANSITVTPPRLAFTAESGGYFEGQIEVYGASDKEIRVKTYFMDWDFDQEGTVQFYAEPNRVERSATAWLRIEPSEFVLPAGGKKMVTISGQVPAGTAPGDYWSMFFVEFLPYSVVQTSGMRMSGRVGGSITITVPGPVTVKGRIDDFTIESRHINGRPGIAATVLFVNEGDSVLEPTGRIEIKDLQNKRVGLVTIPPSKVLPQSSRQIRIQEELRLKPGSYVAIAVVDYGGSKLAGYQKVFTVQ
- a CDS encoding HD domain-containing protein translates to MTKTINREAALALYKKYNQDESLFRHALAVEAVMRHFAALFGEDEEKWGIIGLIHDLDYERYPDQHCIKVREILTGEGWPEEYIRAVQSHGWGICSDVEPVERMENVLYTIDELTGLITAAALVRPSKSVLDLEVKSVKKKWKDKAFAAGVNREVIEKGAARLGMALDEVIKETIAGMRKVAAEIGLQGNL
- the yfcE gene encoding phosphodiesterase yields the protein MRIGVISDTHGSVSAWRKAYDQFLHQTDLIIHCGDLLYHGPRNPLPDEYKPNELCTLFNTLEKPIVFVRGNCDAEVDQMILDHPIEAPYAHLITPRWRILVHHGHRDRLPAKTKNFYNLIISGHTHLPSVKQENGVVYLNPGSPALPKNEPQAPTIAVVDEEAIVIWNIDTKEAVQRLACPKTNA
- a CDS encoding DNA adenine methylase — translated: MRPFLKWAGGKGQLLKALAARLPEPIKESKAIPRYLEPFVGGGAMFFYLKSHYRIGEAYLFDINPDLILCYKVLQERPRDLIAQLGEIAVAFGQKSADERRAFYYEIRARFNRQRQALDRQVFNRAWIERACLLIFLNKTCYNGLYRLNQKGEFNVPYGRYKNPRFYEPENLMAIHYALQDTHLICGDFEKAGEFVTKGSFVYLDPPYRPLTATASFTAYSRHGFSDRDQQRLAAFYKEMDRKGAFLMLSNSDPKNEDATDHFFETLYQGYQIERVPANRSINRDARKRGAINELIIRNY
- the gtfA gene encoding sucrose phosphorylase; translated protein: MTFKNEIVLITYPDSMGRNLKELREILIKYCQGVVGGVHLLPFFPSSADRGFAPLTYEEVDPKFGTWDDIQALGAHFYLIFDFMINHLSRQSVFFQDFKRKKDQSEYAELFIRYKDFWPGGEPSPEEVDLIYKRKPRAPYTTVRFHDGTEEKIWCTFTDEQIDINVNTAVGKKFIRDSLRFLVEKGAAVIRLDAFAYTTKKVGTNCFFVEPEVWALLTEVEALLKPHGVALLPEIHEHYSIQLKLAEKGYWVYDFALPMLLLHALYFGTNKRLINWLKICPRQQFTTLDTHDGIGVVDVRDLLSEEEIEQTQNYLYANGANVKRIYSSTVYNNLDIYQINCTYYSALGNNDQAYLLARAIQFFTPGIPQVYYVGLLAGENDIELLEKTKVGRDINRHNYTKEEVEANLARPVVQKLFALMRFRNTYPAFQGDFRCEPIGEEALALTWQKDEYKTTLTANLKTHEFRIVYFDPQQGRDCPVSLGSG
- a CDS encoding LacI family DNA-binding transcriptional regulator, giving the protein MPTIKDVAEKAGVTVTTVSRVLNNRGYISEATRKKVYKAMEELNYQPNELARSLFRGKSQLLGLIIPTVAHPFFAELAASIEAYAHAKGYKVLLCNSQLNREKEKEYIEMLKRHQVAGIIMASHTMEVDEFAKVKLPLVTFDRRIGANIPYVSSDNYQGGQLATNLLIDKGCRKIAHVCGNLSLNMLANKRNEAFVDTARERGVEYYTIQTEINVFETKQYELLIRDLFNEHPDLDGIFANSDLMAVSAIKVCSLLKKRIPHDVRIVGYDDTNIASLVLPQITSIRQPIEQMSALAIDLLIRQMNKEQISVDNILPVILHERETT